In Nicotiana tabacum cultivar K326 chromosome 11, ASM71507v2, whole genome shotgun sequence, a single window of DNA contains:
- the LOC107828835 gene encoding seipin-1-like, with the protein MEEKDELEEEEEYVDDEIKNNLPVQNSSSISWFTKMISLQVEIFTTILVSPIFYILSFVSDFNFLRPEETEKNVAVAVNAAATVPSKVVHGSTLLLKKFGVGILGAAYVGMVLTTLLILSGVLGFGLVRMWAEEPVVLREKLYFDYADVYPKAVFSFAEYGLENYNHNFMMLKQKKNFGVPVGHTMYVSLFLLMPESDFNRDIGVFQLVAEALSAEGIIMARSSHPCMLRFRSLPIRLMREFIMSVPLVLGLTAETQRMIIPMLKHKEGIPRTEAIKITMIPRAGTLALPQLYQSEIILKSHPPWYKDLAYKWKWTFSVWTSMYMYVTLLIILLNWCRPLVFPVIATSFRTRVDESLTVEASEEPQEKAREESDVSESVRRWRQSRRKRKAMLQQSVSPEFADDSASSISVTREDTAESSE; encoded by the exons ATGGAGGAAAAAGATgaacttgaggaagaagaagaatatgttGATGATGAAATCAAGAACAATTTACCAGTCCAAAACTCATCTTCAATAAGTTGGTTCACAAAAATGATATCTTTACAAGTAGAGATCTTCACCACTATCTTAGTTTCCCCCATTTTCTATATCCTCTCTTTTGTATCTGACTTCAACTTCCTCCGCCCTGAAGAAACCGAAAAGAACGTAGCTGTAGCTGTAAATGCTGCTGCTACAGTACCTTCAAAAGTAGTACATGGAAGTACTTTACTGCTCAAGAAATTTGGTGTTGGAATTCTTGGAGCTGCTTATGTTGGAATGGTTTTGACAACGTTGTTGATTTTGTCGGGGGTTCTGGGATTTGGGTTAGTGAGAATGTGGGCGGAAGAGCCTGTGGTATTGAGAGAGAAGCTGTATTTTGATTATGCAGATGTTTATCCTAAGGCTGTTTTTTCTTTTGCTGAATATGGTCTGGAGAATTATAACCATAATTTTATGATGTTGAAGCAGAAGAAGAATTTTGGTGTGCCAGTTGGGCATACAATGTATGTTTCTTTGTTTCTACTGATGCCTGAATCTGATTTCAACAGAGATATTGGTGTTTTCCAG TTGGTTGCAGAAGCGTTATCAGCCGAGGGGATCATAATGGCAAGATCAAGTCATCCATGTATGTTGCGATTCAGAAGCCTGCCAATCCGTCTCATGCGAGAATTTATTATGAGTGTGCCCCTAGTACTTGGACTTACAGCTGAAACACAAAGGATGATCATTCCAATGTTAAAGCATAAGGAAGGTATTCCAAGAACAGAGGCAATCAAAATAACTATGATACCTCGAGCTGGAACGCTAGCCCTGCCGCAGCTTTATCAATCGGAGATCATATTGAAGTCTCATCCTCCTTGGTATAAAGACTTGGCATACAAGTGGAAATGGACATTCTCCGTCTGGACCTCTATGTATATGTATGTTACACTGCTCATAATTCTACTCAACTGGTGCAGACCGCTCGTATTTCCAGTGATCGCAACAAGCTTTAGGACACGCGTTGATGAGAGTTTAACAGTGGAAGCATCAGAAGAACCACAAGAGAAAGCTCGAGAAGAAAGTGATGTGTCGGAGTCGGTAAGAAGATGGCGGCAGAGCAGAAGAAAGAGGAAGGCAATGCTTCAACAGAGTGTCTCGCCAGAGTTCGCGGATGATTCTGCATCAAGCATTTCTGTGACTAGGGAGGATACAGCTGAGTCAAGCGAGTAA